One part of the Coffea eugenioides isolate CCC68of chromosome 10, Ceug_1.0, whole genome shotgun sequence genome encodes these proteins:
- the LOC113749959 gene encoding mucin-2-like: protein MPQTAATTEAPPQPSVTITPPPTTPQTAATTEAPPQPSISTAAPPAMPQTAETQIPSQPSTTTTPAPTTQTAERATVTQPTITTRPTQTPTPQAPERPPYRPPAVAPAQGPPPQSQTSRTESQPSSPSPAITQPRVPSQPASLSRVDTPSQAPSQPSTPPHAAPQQEAVSLPSSPSRRSTQLPSTPQTATQPRSPSLAPIQAGQTSPPPPSSTTAQRQPTTAAATQLTSPLKTEQSPTKKNSQSSASSTEGFSPSDKQEPKSAVSESLPLEFQPKTAVPADNIHDSQDRAPIKTSVQPNEMTQQPLKESGKIAAEVFTTTEGPETPVVTQKSTSSTINGKPESFSEDMKPEEPKEVKEVMQDIKDKAHDRARHIGSDLKVEQGQTVQTKDLSTIPFQSEQAQKTIARKEMTATSASNGKENKIPTTHPRNKTMLADSQQKQRNSSGDHTSLHKEIRDDISKLVNKMAIGDSKHSIDDRPVSVITLAGENRGASMHVGFDTSKKEGSIHIRRGYKIKPDDSTEATTDGEESFNGQSDNSNAKEDQASEAYVNSNAQGINNSILFNASITEGNPGVHLIHSHCPTELKKPSQKPELIETRKAEFNMTPSQKLTHEPTVRRRCLRGLFLESSDSDLDAAKPRRHGCRVGCKEKSKENNIDVL, encoded by the coding sequence ACCACGCCACAAACAGCTGCAACAACCGAAGCCCCTCCCCAGCCCTCCATCTCTACCGCCGCTCCCCCCGCAATGCCTCAAACAGCTGAAACCCAAATCCCTTCCCAGCCGAGCACCACCACAACCCCTGCTCCCACTACTCAAACGGCTGAAAGAGCAACAGTTACCCAGCCTACGATAACTACAAGACCTACCCAGACACCCACTCCACAGGCACCTGAAAGGCCACCATACAGGCCTCCAGCGGTAGCCCCAGCACAGGGCCCTCCTCCTCAATCtcagacatccagaactgaatcGCAGCCTTCATCACCATCTCCTGCCATCACTCAACCCAGAGTCCCTTCTCAGCCAGCGTCTCTTTCTCGTGTAGACACTCCATCACAAGCTCCTTCCCAGCCCTCGACTCCACCTCATGCAGCCCCTCAACAAGAAGCTGTATCTCTACCCTCATCTCCATCTCGCAGATCAACCCAGCTCCCATCAACACCCCAAACAGCCACACAGCCCAGGTCCCCTTCATTAGCCCCTATCCAGGCAGGCCAGACATCTCCACCTCCTCCATCTAGCACAACCGCTCAACGGCAACCTACAACAGCAGCTGCCACCCAGCTCACTTCTCCACTGAAAACAGAGCAAAGCCCAACTAAGAAGAACTCTCAATCTTCTGCCAGTTCCACTGAAGGGTTTTCTCCCTCTGATAAACAAGAACCAAAATCAGCAGTATCCGAATCACTTCCTCTCGAATTTCAGCCAAAGACAGCAGTCCCTGCAGATAACATTCATGACTCTCAAGATCGAGCCCCAATTAAAACCAGTGTTCAACCCAATGAGATGACACAGCAGCCTTTAAAAGAATCAGGGAAAATAGCAGCAGAAGTGTTCACTACTACTGAAGGTCCAGAAACACCTGTTGTAACACAGAAATCAACTTCTTCGACTATCAATGGTAAACCTGAATCATTTTCTGAAGATATGAAACCAGAGGAACCCAAAGAGGTGAAGGAAGTCATGCAAGACATTAAAGACAAGGCACATGACAGAGCCAGGCATATAGGAAGTGACCTTAAGGTGGAACAGGGGCAGACAGTGCAGACTAAAGACCTATCTACCATTCCATTTCAGTCAGAACAAGCACAGAAGACTATTGCCAGAAAGGAGATGACAGCAACATCTGCTTCTAAtggtaaagaaaacaaaataccAACCACCCATCCAAGAAACAAAACCATGTTGGCTGACAGTCAACAGAAACAAAGGAACTCCAGTGGAGACCATACGTCCCTGCACAAAGAGATCAGAGACGACATTTCAAAGCTTGTTAATAAGATGGCTATTGGGGATTCCAAGCACTCCATAGATGACAGGCCAGTCAGTGTAATCACTCTTGCTGGTGAAAATAGGGGAGCATCAATGCATGTAGGCTTTGACACATCAAAGAAAGAAGGGTCAATCCACATTCGCAGAGGCTATAAGATCAAACCTGATGACAGTACCGAAGCAACAACTGATGGAGAGGAGAGTTTCAATGGACAATCTGACAACTCAAATGCCAAAGAAGATCAAGCATCAGAGGCATATGTGAACAGCAATGCACAGGGTATCAACAACTCAATTTTATTCAACGCATCCATAACGGAAGGAAATCCTGGTGTCCACCTGATTCACTCGCATTGTCCAACAGAATTAAAGAAGCCGTCTCAAAAACCAGAGCTCATTGAGACACGAAAGGCTGAATTCAACATGACCCCCTCCCAAAAACTTACTCATGAGCCTACAGTCAGAAGAAGATGTCTCAGAGGCCTGTTTCTGGAATCAAGTGATTCTGACTTGGATGCTGCGAAGCCTCGACGTCATGGTTGTCGTGTTGGCTGCAAGGAGAAGAGTAAAGAGAACAACATTGATGTTCTCTGA
- the LOC113749960 gene encoding tubby-like F-box protein 5 → MSLKSIFRELRGISSGRETKWRKQGEKKSVLGCGRSHIAPESPQPSVFAVVQQSRWANLPIELLFDIIRRVESSETSWPARRDVVVCAAVCRSWREVTKEVVRTPEQCGLLTFPMSLKQPGPRDYPIQCFIRRERGTSTFRLYLGLSPALSGNASKLLLAAKKIRRATKTDFVISYSADDYSRANDYYVGKLRSNFLGTKFIVYDSYPACNSPVSSSGQSHVRIPSKKVLPRLPLGNYSTASICYELNVLRTRGPRRMHCTMHSIPASTLQEGGATPAPEAFRNCLDGESSSCSFVKGSTQESTFIKLPLPPESIQSTKNPLVLRNKAPRWHEQLQCWCLNFKGRVTVASVKNFQLVAAMNPSEIIPVEEQDKVILQFGKIGKDIFTMDYRYPLSAFQAFAICLSSFDTKPACE, encoded by the exons ATGTCGTTGAAGTCCATTTTTAGAGAGCTTAGGGGAATAAGCAGTGGCAGAGAGACTAAGTGGAGGAAGCAAGGGGAGAAGAAGTCTGTCCTAGGCTGCGGGAGATCACATATAGCTCCTGAAAGTCCACAACCATCCGTATTTGCAGTTGTTCAACAAAGTCGGTGGGCGAATTTGCCTATCGAGTTGCTTTTTGATATCATTCGCAGAGTTGAGTCCAGTGAGACCTCATGGCCTGCCAGAAGGGATGTGGTTGTTTGTGCTGCTGTTTGCCGGTCCTGGAGAGAAGTAACTAAGGAAGTTGTTAGGACTCCTGAGCAATGTGGCTTGCTCACCTTTCCCATGTCACTGAAGCAG CCTGGGCCAAGGGATTATCCAATCCAATGCTTTATCAGAAGAGAAAGAGGAACTTCGACATTTCGCTTGTATCTTGGATTGAGTCCTG CACTTTCAGGAAATGCTAGTAAACTGTTGTTAGCGGCTAAAAAGATTAGAAGAGCCACAAAGACTGATTTTGTGATATCCTATTCTGCTGATGATTATTCTCGAGCTAATGATTATTACGTTGGAAAGTTGAG GTCCAATTTCCTTGGCACCAAGTTTATTGTGTACGACTCTTATCCTGCATGCAACTCTCCAGTCTCTTCAAGTGGCCAATCACATGTAAGGATCCCTTCAAAGAAGGTCCTGCCAAGGTTACCTCTTGGAAACTACAGTACAGCTTCTATATGCTATGAGCTGAATGTTCTTCGCACAAGAGGGCCAAGAAGAATGCATTGCACCATGCATTCAATTCCTGCATCTACACTTCAAGAAGGGGGTGCTACTCCAGCTCCAGAAGCATTTAGGAATTGCCTGGATGGAGAATCCTCTTCTTGTTCATTTGTAAAAGGGAGTACTCAAGAATCAactttcattaaactccctctgCCCCCAGAATCAATTCAGAGCACTAAGAATCCACTGGTCTTGAGAAACAAGGCGCCTAGATGGCATGAGCAATTGCAATGCTGGTGCCTAAATTTCAAAGGGCGTGTTACTGTGGCCTCTGTCAAGAACTTTCAGCTGGTGGCAGCCATGAATCCATCCGAGATTATTCCAGTTGAAGAACAAGATAAGGTGATCCTACAATTTGGAAAGATTGGAAAGGATATCTTTACAATGGACTATCGATACCCCCTCTCTGCCTTCCAGGCCTTCGCAATCTGTTTAAGCAGCTTTGACACTAAACCAGCATGCGAGTAG
- the LOC113749200 gene encoding putative pectinesterase 11, with product MNVDQSGKGDHRRIQDAIDAEPFNNSHHVYILVNAGTYKEKIAVPPNKAFLTLSGIKPATSKGTLKCHLHSVSQGNGAITSQRRQSPSQETGFIFVGCKVSGAKSALLGRPWGAYSRVVFALCYMSNVIMPQGWDDWGSSSKQKKSILESFQYLMH from the exons ATGAACGTCGACCAGTCCGGAAAAGGAGATCACCGCAGAATACAAGATGCCATTGATGCTGAACCGTTCAATAATTCCCACCATGTTTATATACTGGTCAACGCTGGAACCTACAAAGAAAAAATTGCTGTGCCCCCAAACAAAGCCTTCTTAACACTAAGTGGCATCAAACCTGCTACATCGAAGGGGACACTA AAATGTCATTTGCATTCAGTTTCTCAAGGAAATGGGGCAATAACTTCCCAACGTAGGCAATCACCATCTCAGGAAACAGGCTTCATCTTTGTGGGTTGTAAAGTTAGCGGGGCAAAAAGTGCCCTACTGGGACGACCGTGGGGTGCTTACTCCAGGGTCGTATTCGCCCTTTGTTACATGTCAAACGTGATTATGCCTCAGGGATGGGATGACTGGGGCAGCTcttccaaacaaaaaaaatctatatTGGAAAGTTTTCAATATCTCATGCATTAG